The following are encoded together in the Spiroplasma apis B31 genome:
- a CDS encoding BMP family ABC transporter substrate-binding protein, with protein sequence MRKLLTSLMVATIATSSASTAVSCGKKYTRWSEVYVITDSGKVMDKAFNESGYNAGKEVMKMLDVKTSSGSNYDGISYIESKSESDIQNNYQTAKNGGAKTLILPGYKHGGENLEKAASIVENVVVIDVPNKDKKQEKALPNVTGLLYRADISGFYSGFAAIIYSLLNDNYKDKKLRLSTFGGEHNGTAVDSFMHGYLAAIDTYNTMKESKKPVIEKLFKDNNKTDDQIKNMLEVNVERVTSQSDGPTGDKDSSWFSNSFNPGGGRIISDKLINEGSDVIMPVAGAQVNDLLSVIKNKGDSTKVKVVGVDIDQAEVYDTHKGLFITSAEKDIVSSTVLAMSHQDSYISNDNLFNAANEKYKDISVTEDADKGYEKVNITEKKSWAGTTKWFGGKFSSGNSNLLSSDLHDAIKKLFDENNLLEASKNYFKEYANKGAKELLSKVAIKEFSEKVLEAKQSTK encoded by the coding sequence ATGAGAAAATTGTTAACAAGTTTAATGGTGGCTACAATTGCCACTTCAAGCGCATCGACAGCAGTGTCTTGCGGAAAAAAATATACTAGATGATCAGAAGTTTATGTAATTACTGATTCAGGTAAAGTTATGGACAAAGCCTTCAATGAAAGTGGTTACAATGCCGGTAAGGAAGTTATGAAAATGTTAGATGTTAAAACTTCTAGTGGAAGTAACTATGATGGTATTTCATATATAGAGTCAAAAAGTGAAAGTGATATTCAAAATAATTATCAAACAGCTAAAAACGGTGGAGCAAAAACATTAATTCTTCCAGGTTATAAGCATGGTGGGGAAAATTTAGAAAAAGCAGCCAGCATTGTTGAAAATGTTGTTGTAATCGATGTACCTAATAAAGACAAGAAACAAGAAAAAGCGTTGCCAAATGTAACTGGATTACTTTATAGAGCAGATATATCTGGATTCTATTCAGGCTTCGCAGCAATAATTTATTCACTCTTGAATGATAATTATAAAGACAAAAAATTACGCTTGTCTACATTTGGTGGTGAACATAATGGAACAGCAGTTGATAGCTTTATGCATGGTTATTTAGCAGCTATAGATACTTATAATACAATGAAAGAATCTAAAAAACCGGTTATAGAGAAATTATTCAAAGATAATAATAAAACCGACGACCAAATCAAAAATATGCTAGAAGTTAATGTAGAAAGAGTAACTTCTCAAAGTGATGGCCCAACAGGAGACAAAGACTCTAGTTGATTTTCAAATAGTTTCAATCCCGGTGGTGGAAGAATCATATCAGATAAACTAATTAATGAAGGTTCGGATGTTATTATGCCAGTTGCTGGTGCACAGGTAAATGACTTGCTAAGTGTTATCAAAAACAAAGGTGACTCTACAAAAGTTAAAGTTGTTGGGGTAGATATAGATCAAGCAGAAGTATACGATACCCACAAAGGTTTATTTATAACATCTGCAGAAAAAGATATTGTCTCATCAACAGTATTAGCTATGTCTCATCAAGACAGTTATATTAGTAATGATAATCTTTTCAATGCAGCAAATGAAAAATATAAAGATATCAGTGTAACTGAGGACGCTGATAAAGGGTATGAAAAAGTAAATATAACTGAAAAGAAATCATGAGCTGGAACCACTAAATGATTTGGTGGGAAATTCTCTTCAGGAAATAGCAATCTCTTATCTTCAGATTTACACGACGCTATAAAAAAACTTTTTGATGAAAACAACCTATTAGAAGCTTCTAAAAATTATTTCAAAGAATACGCTAATAAAGGTGCAAAAGAGTTGCTTTCAAAAGTCGCAATAAAAGAGTTTTCAGAAAAAGTATTAGAAGCAAAACAAAGTACAAAATAA
- a CDS encoding ABC transporter ATP-binding protein, translated as MEQNYAVEMENISMVFNGNIVANKNVNFKVKKGEIHALVGENGAGKSTLMSILFGIYEPTSGLIKINGKVETISNPVKASKLGIGMVHQHFKLVDIFPLWRNIALGNEETFFNMFVWQNKIKKDIKNIMEKYNFHIDLNKPAGSVSVGMQQRTEILKILYREADILVFDEPTAVLTPQEIEELMKVMKELQQAGKTIIFITHKMAEIWEVANRATVIRKGEVVDTFNIKDTRIEDLATAMVGRKLVEVKNNYTKPSPEVVLEMQDISVKKHTNHKVLGLKNFNLKVHAGEIVAIAGVEGNGQHEIVNAITGMTKITKGKILINGVNITNSSIKKRYETYKIRHIPEDRHKHGLVLDFNLLDNLVLQDISNKKFSKFGILNFSSIQSDGQKILSMYDVRNAQSGFAIARQLSGGNQQKAIVGRELSRESDLIVIFQPTRGLDVGSIEYIHKQILKAKEKGKAILLISYELSEVMALADKIMVINSGSLVGTLNGNGVRKEDIGKMMLGKGR; from the coding sequence ATGGAACAAAATTATGCCGTTGAAATGGAGAATATATCGATGGTTTTTAATGGCAATATTGTTGCCAATAAAAATGTTAATTTTAAAGTCAAAAAAGGTGAAATACATGCATTAGTCGGAGAAAATGGTGCCGGTAAATCAACTCTTATGTCAATCTTATTCGGTATTTACGAACCCACTTCTGGACTTATTAAAATTAATGGTAAAGTTGAAACTATTTCCAATCCTGTGAAAGCATCTAAGTTAGGAATAGGTATGGTTCACCAACACTTTAAGCTAGTTGATATTTTCCCTTTATGAAGAAATATTGCTTTAGGTAATGAAGAAACTTTTTTTAATATGTTCGTATGACAAAATAAAATAAAAAAAGATATCAAAAATATTATGGAAAAATATAATTTTCATATCGATTTGAATAAACCTGCTGGTAGTGTTAGTGTTGGAATGCAACAAAGAACAGAAATATTGAAAATTCTTTATAGAGAAGCAGATATTTTGGTTTTTGATGAACCAACAGCTGTACTTACACCTCAAGAGATTGAAGAACTTATGAAAGTTATGAAGGAATTACAACAGGCTGGAAAGACCATAATATTCATTACTCACAAAATGGCCGAAATCTGAGAAGTCGCAAACAGAGCAACTGTAATTAGAAAAGGTGAGGTTGTAGACACATTTAATATCAAGGATACTCGTATAGAAGATCTTGCCACAGCTATGGTTGGTCGTAAATTAGTTGAGGTTAAAAATAATTACACAAAACCATCACCTGAGGTAGTTTTGGAAATGCAAGATATCAGTGTGAAAAAACACACCAATCACAAAGTACTTGGTCTAAAAAACTTCAATCTAAAAGTACACGCAGGAGAAATAGTGGCGATTGCGGGTGTTGAAGGAAACGGGCAACACGAAATAGTGAACGCAATAACTGGTATGACAAAAATAACAAAAGGGAAAATTCTTATAAACGGTGTAAATATTACAAACTCTTCAATCAAAAAACGATATGAAACTTATAAAATTAGACACATTCCCGAGGACAGACATAAACATGGTTTGGTTCTTGATTTTAATCTTTTAGACAACCTAGTTTTGCAAGATATCTCAAATAAAAAATTTAGCAAGTTCGGAATTTTGAACTTCTCTTCAATTCAATCCGATGGCCAAAAAATTTTATCAATGTATGATGTTAGAAATGCTCAATCTGGTTTTGCAATCGCAAGACAACTTTCTGGGGGTAATCAACAGAAAGCCATAGTAGGTAGGGAGCTATCAAGAGAAAGTGATCTAATAGTGATTTTCCAACCTACGAGAGGTTTGGATGTAGGCTCTATAGAATATATACATAAACAAATATTAAAGGCAAAAGAAAAAGGTAAGGCTATTTTATTAATATCATATGAATTGTCAGAAGTTATGGCATTGGCTGATAAAATAATGGTAATAAATTCTGGGTCATTAGTAGGAACACTTAATGGTAACGGTGTGAGAAAAGAAGATATAGGTAAAATGATGTTAGGAAAGGGTAGATAA
- a CDS encoding ABC transporter permease, with protein sequence MDFNLNRWIRNQKFKALLAGDKVKEKANYLKSSIIAISIGLIIGAIVVYINGYDGLGFLVSCFDYAISESTINKTMNYFAVYMFMGLGLALGFKVGIFNMGGSGQAILGLTLASLAIGLKAKHDNISFSEVNSSFMFTAFLLFIFSGVIVSLTAGLLKVLFNIHEVVTTVMLNWVVWYFSKWILSADFTKSIVPQDIIGTTPSLNSSWLNIGDNNWALGVILAFLSILVMYLLITFTTFGFKFRVVGKQPEAAHYAGIKNKQYIILTTALQGLFIGLGAMFYWMNIKRNENIVNELLPSIGFDAIPITLVAFNNLIGIIPVALIWASLQTGSEQAIGIEFMGLSEQVPQLIFGIIIYVSAIYILFLKMKPIELLKEFIYQLKDITLKQIVTSYRSKIAELNVSKKTVKLLCNLSILKLHSSKTKESDLIRNLQEVVDLFTSYNLKKEDQSFLIRNKYNSIKESIKKIKSYKDIDGEKPLDQDHTTLNALKKIEENYFDFANAQIKRVQDEIKAVRHERYQEFLKDSYKSIAMDFKKMRNLNWYLLMDELIIEKNNSIEVIKNLKATNSPNDFLRLKNDIQEELNLKSLNKILTFKQQVKEMKSECLEKQIRAKVFLKELWYERNNQIKMLKNDRRSAIKSIKDGINILEDSKVISIKESKILASNKNNVMIEPEKNLLMVKYNNTYKKSLEEIKAIAFDKEREVNKTHDF encoded by the coding sequence ATGGATTTTAATTTGAATAGATGAATACGAAATCAAAAGTTCAAAGCCCTTTTAGCTGGTGATAAAGTTAAGGAAAAAGCAAACTATCTAAAATCTTCAATAATCGCAATAAGTATTGGTTTAATTATCGGTGCAATAGTTGTTTATATTAATGGATATGATGGATTAGGCTTTTTAGTTAGTTGCTTTGATTATGCAATAAGTGAATCAACTATAAACAAGACAATGAATTATTTTGCTGTTTATATGTTTATGGGTCTTGGTCTTGCGCTTGGATTTAAAGTTGGAATTTTTAATATGGGGGGTTCTGGTCAAGCTATTCTTGGACTAACATTAGCAAGTCTAGCAATCGGTTTAAAAGCGAAACATGATAACATTTCTTTTTCAGAAGTAAATTCTTCATTTATGTTTACTGCGTTCCTTTTATTTATTTTTTCAGGTGTAATCGTATCATTAACCGCAGGTTTATTAAAAGTTTTATTTAATATTCATGAAGTCGTAACAACAGTTATGTTAAATTGAGTAGTATGATACTTCTCAAAATGAATATTGTCTGCGGATTTTACAAAGTCAATAGTTCCTCAAGATATTATTGGCACAACACCGTCTTTAAATTCAAGTTGGTTAAATATTGGTGATAATAATTGAGCACTTGGTGTGATATTAGCATTTTTATCTATATTAGTAATGTATTTATTAATTACATTTACAACTTTTGGTTTCAAATTCAGAGTTGTTGGTAAACAACCAGAAGCAGCCCATTATGCTGGTATAAAAAATAAACAATATATTATTCTAACAACAGCTTTACAAGGACTATTTATAGGTCTTGGAGCAATGTTTTATTGAATGAATATTAAACGAAATGAAAATATCGTAAATGAGTTACTTCCTTCAATTGGTTTTGATGCAATTCCAATTACTCTCGTAGCTTTTAATAATCTAATTGGGATAATTCCAGTGGCATTGATTTGAGCTTCTCTTCAAACGGGTAGTGAACAAGCTATCGGTATTGAATTTATGGGTCTATCTGAACAAGTTCCACAATTAATATTTGGAATCATAATATATGTTTCTGCAATTTATATACTCTTTTTGAAGATGAAACCTATCGAGTTACTCAAAGAGTTCATATACCAACTCAAAGATATTACTCTCAAACAAATAGTTACAAGTTATCGAAGTAAAATTGCAGAATTAAATGTTAGCAAAAAAACTGTTAAATTGTTGTGCAATTTATCTATTTTAAAATTACACTCAAGCAAAACAAAAGAGAGTGACTTGATAAGAAACCTACAAGAAGTGGTAGACTTATTTACTAGTTATAATCTCAAGAAAGAAGATCAATCATTTTTAATTAGAAATAAGTATAATTCTATTAAAGAATCCATCAAAAAAATTAAATCTTATAAAGATATTGATGGAGAGAAACCTTTAGATCAAGATCACACAACTTTAAACGCTTTAAAAAAAATCGAAGAAAATTATTTTGATTTTGCTAATGCACAAATCAAAAGAGTACAAGACGAAATAAAAGCGGTTAGACATGAACGCTATCAAGAATTTTTAAAAGATTCATATAAGAGTATAGCAATGGACTTTAAAAAGATGCGTAATCTTAACTGATATCTTTTAATGGACGAATTGATAATTGAAAAAAATAATTCTATTGAAGTTATTAAAAACCTTAAAGCTACTAATAGTCCTAATGATTTCTTGAGATTAAAAAACGATATTCAAGAAGAACTTAACTTAAAAAGTCTAAATAAAATTTTAACTTTTAAACAACAAGTAAAAGAGATGAAAAGTGAATGTCTTGAAAAACAAATAAGAGCAAAAGTCTTTTTAAAAGAACTTTGATATGAAAGAAATAATCAAATCAAAATGCTCAAGAATGACAGAAGATCAGCTATAAAAAGTATAAAAGATGGTATTAACATTTTAGAAGACAGTAAAGTTATATCCATAAAGGAATCAAAAATTTTGGCTTCTAACAAAAACAATGTTATGATAGAACCAGAAAAAAACCTTCTGATGGTTAAATATAACAACACCTACAAAAAAAGTTTAGAAGAAATTAAAGCAATCGCTTTTGATAAAGAAAGGGAGGTTAATAAAACTCATGATTTCTAG
- a CDS encoding ABC transporter permease, producing MISSLLENFSMFLVIFTLASIAGMISERAGVVNVGIEGFMIIGGLVTALVGADCYSSMGNISQILALLGAACAGATISLLHSFASIKLKADQIISGTAINLLAQGIGLYVATTGKTYIYAEYTPISFESKNFLTFYFLIAILITSITGLYFTFTKTGMRHISAGENPNALDAAGVNVIKYRYVAVIVSGAIASVAGGIFTITVKGSFFYGTADGYGFLALAIMIVGQWRVKYIALGASLFSLFFTISKLIPLYGGIKDTYRDLFLVLPFVLSLLTMIVLSKWSKVPKAIGKPFEKSKR from the coding sequence ATGATTTCTAGTTTATTGGAAAACTTCTCTATGTTTTTAGTAATATTCACCTTGGCATCGATTGCGGGAATGATTTCAGAAAGAGCCGGAGTTGTTAATGTCGGAATAGAAGGATTTATGATAATCGGTGGATTAGTAACGGCGTTAGTTGGTGCTGATTGTTATTCAAGTATGGGTAATATTTCTCAAATATTAGCATTGCTTGGAGCAGCCTGCGCAGGTGCAACTATTTCATTGTTACACTCATTTGCTTCTATTAAATTAAAGGCCGACCAAATCATATCTGGTACTGCTATAAATTTATTGGCACAAGGTATCGGATTATATGTTGCAACCACAGGGAAAACATATATTTATGCTGAATACACCCCGATCTCTTTCGAGAGTAAGAATTTTTTAACATTTTACTTTCTAATTGCAATTTTAATTACTTCTATTACTGGTTTGTACTTTACTTTCACTAAAACAGGTATGAGACACATTTCTGCTGGGGAAAACCCAAATGCATTAGATGCAGCAGGTGTTAATGTCATAAAGTATAGATATGTAGCAGTTATTGTTTCGGGAGCAATCGCTTCAGTTGCAGGAGGAATTTTTACAATAACTGTAAAAGGGTCCTTTTTCTATGGAACAGCTGATGGATATGGATTTTTAGCTTTAGCAATTATGATAGTTGGACAATGAAGAGTTAAGTATATAGCCTTAGGAGCGTCTCTGTTCTCTTTATTTTTCACAATATCAAAATTAATTCCTCTATATGGTGGAATTAAAGACACCTATCGTGATTTATTTTTAGTATTACCATTTGTACTTTCACTTTTAACTATGATAGTACTTTCAAAATGGTCAAAAGTGCCAAAAGCAATTGGTAAGCCTTTTGAGAAGTCTAAAAGATAA
- the deoD gene encoding purine-nucleoside phosphorylase, with protein MTPHINAKKEDIAKIVLMPGDPLRAEKIAKTYLKDYKLVNEVRNMFMYTGFYNGIKVTIAGSGMGCPSIGIYSYELFKFYDVDCIIRVGSAGSYNADINVYDIYNVKEALGESNYAKIAANIDNNIVPSTKEVYDLINVVAEERKMSLHSGRAHSSDVFYRYDDSLEFAAKNNLDVVEMESFALFANALVTNKQAACLLTISDSFITKKATTPEERQNNFMNMIELALETAKRLTV; from the coding sequence ATGACACCACATATAAATGCAAAAAAAGAAGATATAGCAAAAATAGTTCTTATGCCAGGAGACCCATTGAGAGCTGAAAAAATAGCTAAAACTTACTTAAAAGATTATAAACTTGTAAACGAAGTAAGAAATATGTTCATGTATACAGGTTTTTATAACGGGATTAAAGTAACCATTGCTGGAAGTGGTATGGGATGTCCAAGCATAGGTATATATTCTTACGAACTGTTTAAGTTCTATGATGTAGATTGTATTATAAGAGTTGGTTCTGCTGGAAGTTATAACGCAGATATCAATGTTTATGATATATATAATGTTAAAGAAGCATTAGGAGAAAGTAATTATGCTAAAATAGCAGCAAATATTGACAATAACATAGTTCCTTCTACTAAAGAAGTGTATGATTTAATAAATGTTGTTGCAGAAGAAAGAAAAATGAGTTTACATAGTGGTAGAGCTCACTCATCTGACGTATTTTATAGATATGATGACTCTTTAGAGTTTGCAGCTAAAAATAATTTAGATGTTGTTGAAATGGAATCTTTTGCATTATTTGCTAACGCTTTAGTAACAAACAAACAAGCGGCTTGTCTATTAACAATTTCTGATAGTTTCATCACTAAAAAAGCAACAACACCTGAGGAACGTCAAAATAACTTTATGAATATGATTGAGTTAGCTTTAGAAACAGCTAAAAGACTAACAGTTTAG
- the tsaD gene encoding tRNA (adenosine(37)-N6)-threonylcarbamoyltransferase complex transferase subunit TsaD gives MIILAVESSCDEFSVSIMVDGTIKSNIISSQIKDHSVYGGVVPELASRLHVKNFSWVVKEAIKEAKIKIDDINYIAYTAKPGLIGSLIIGKLVAQTIALYLNKPILGLDHIQGHIYGANIEEKFTFPVLALVVSGGHTQIQYLKSPLNFEIIGTTQDDAIGECYDKVARALGLGYPGGPIIDQIAANGDPDFYKLPLIKNDKTLDFSYSGLKTASLNLLNKLKQNNEPLNLENFCASFQKAAIDALIIKLESAIKAYKPTTLTVAGGVSANKMLRKRIISIGSLYNIHRLILPKLEYCTDNAAMIAELCKEYLANKSRKTEG, from the coding sequence ATGATAATATTGGCAGTTGAGTCAAGTTGTGATGAATTTTCAGTCTCAATAATGGTGGATGGAACAATTAAATCAAATATAATATCATCCCAAATAAAAGACCACTCAGTTTATGGCGGCGTTGTTCCAGAGTTAGCCTCTAGACTTCATGTTAAAAATTTTTCGTGAGTAGTCAAGGAAGCAATCAAGGAAGCAAAAATTAAGATTGATGATATAAACTATATTGCATATACAGCAAAACCAGGTCTTATTGGAAGCTTGATAATTGGTAAACTTGTAGCGCAAACTATCGCCCTTTATTTGAATAAACCTATCTTAGGTTTAGATCATATTCAGGGACACATTTATGGAGCTAATATAGAGGAAAAGTTCACTTTTCCTGTTTTGGCCTTAGTTGTTAGTGGTGGTCATACACAAATACAATACTTAAAAAGTCCACTAAATTTTGAAATCATTGGTACAACTCAGGATGATGCTATAGGTGAATGTTATGATAAAGTAGCTAGAGCCTTAGGTTTGGGATATCCTGGAGGACCTATCATTGATCAAATAGCGGCTAATGGAGATCCTGATTTTTATAAACTTCCTTTAATTAAAAATGACAAAACGCTTGATTTCTCCTATTCAGGACTAAAAACAGCCTCTTTAAATTTATTAAATAAATTAAAACAAAATAATGAACCTCTCAATTTGGAAAATTTTTGTGCTAGCTTTCAGAAAGCGGCTATTGATGCATTAATTATCAAGTTAGAATCGGCAATTAAAGCATATAAACCAACCACTTTAACTGTTGCGGGGGGAGTCTCTGCTAATAAAATGTTAAGAAAGAGAATAATTTCCATTGGTTCATTGTATAATATACATAGATTGATATTACCGAAACTTGAATATTGTACCGATAATGCAGCAATGATAGCAGAACTCTGTAAAGAATATCTAGCAAATAAAAGTAGAAAAACGGAGGGTTAA
- a CDS encoding MurR/RpiR family transcriptional regulator, translating to MRSFLSKLTTIDDKDLTSKEKKIVEYIKSHLKEIVETNMKIERMAQEAGTGYSAIYGLLKKLNIKGFRDFAISLANDAENQEINIAKNDENVVAGYINIIKQNYALIEKRSIFETLNLIKGTTGARIFFCYWENLLSGPVQELANFFYKEGYNAILLDSDQEILKDRINSSNSQDLFIFFTRYGNSSRLNSFIENLGEANRKIIYISGKIASSDITQHLSSIHTLIVDNPDQTIYKGHISNSVPFNYFNDLLIYHYLNSNE from the coding sequence ATGAGATCATTTCTAAGTAAACTAACTACTATTGACGATAAAGACCTAACTAGTAAAGAAAAAAAAATAGTAGAATATATCAAGTCTCACTTGAAAGAAATCGTTGAAACTAATATGAAAATTGAAAGAATGGCACAAGAGGCTGGAACTGGTTATAGTGCCATCTATGGATTATTGAAAAAACTTAATATCAAAGGTTTCCGAGACTTTGCAATTTCATTAGCTAATGACGCGGAAAATCAAGAGATCAATATCGCCAAGAACGATGAGAATGTAGTTGCTGGATATATAAATATAATTAAGCAGAACTATGCACTAATTGAGAAAAGGTCTATATTTGAAACACTAAATTTAATAAAGGGCACAACAGGAGCTAGGATATTTTTCTGTTATTGAGAAAACTTATTGTCAGGTCCTGTACAAGAATTAGCAAACTTTTTTTATAAAGAAGGATATAATGCAATATTATTAGATAGTGATCAAGAAATACTAAAAGATAGAATCAATTCTTCTAATAGTCAAGACTTATTTATTTTCTTCACTAGATACGGAAATTCATCAAGGCTAAATAGTTTTATTGAAAACCTTGGAGAAGCTAATCGAAAGATAATATATATATCGGGTAAAATTGCGTCAAGCGACATAACCCAGCATCTATCTTCAATCCATACCTTAATTGTAGATAATCCAGATCAAACGATTTATAAAGGACACATATCAAATTCAGTACCATTTAATTATTTCAACGATTTATTAATTTATCACTATTTGAATTCTAATGAATAA
- a CDS encoding type I phosphomannose isomerase catalytic subunit: MSKIFKIKPYFSKKIWGGNKLENFGFELPNDSIGEAWLISAHKNGMSFLESNGSRISLKDFYDKYKSLFNLSEREFPLLTKIITSNDFLSVQVHPNDEYALKKHNSLGKPEAWYVLDCPPNSSLIYGHTAKTLEDFKNKVMNNQWDSLLVNVPINIGDFLYVEPGKVHAISPGLTVFELQRSSDITYRLYDYDRIDNNGKKRDLHLIESFETVLIPDSKPVIIKNKTKLIFESSFFSLYLLDTSVENKFKIKESIKWFQITVIEGQGLINDVFFKKGESALVLENGGEYSLEGEFKMLISWVES; this comes from the coding sequence ATGAGTAAGATTTTTAAAATAAAACCATACTTCTCAAAAAAAATTTGAGGAGGAAATAAATTAGAAAATTTTGGTTTCGAACTGCCAAATGATTCTATTGGAGAAGCATGATTGATTTCAGCACATAAAAATGGTATGTCTTTTTTAGAAAGTAATGGCTCACGCATCAGTTTAAAAGACTTTTATGATAAATATAAAAGTCTTTTTAATTTGTCTGAAAGAGAGTTTCCTTTACTTACCAAAATTATTACTTCAAATGATTTTTTGTCTGTACAAGTTCACCCTAATGATGAATATGCTTTAAAAAAACACAACTCCTTAGGGAAACCTGAGGCTTGGTATGTACTCGATTGCCCACCAAACAGTAGTCTAATATATGGACATACAGCAAAAACCTTGGAAGATTTTAAAAATAAGGTTATGAATAATCAGTGAGATAGTTTACTTGTAAATGTACCTATTAACATAGGGGATTTTCTATATGTAGAACCAGGTAAGGTTCATGCAATATCACCGGGGTTAACAGTATTTGAATTACAAAGATCAAGTGATATAACTTACAGACTGTATGACTATGATAGAATTGATAACAATGGTAAAAAAAGAGATCTTCATTTAATAGAATCATTTGAAACTGTTTTGATTCCTGATTCGAAACCAGTCATCATCAAAAATAAAACTAAATTAATATTTGAATCTTCATTTTTTTCTTTGTATTTATTAGATACTTCTGTCGAAAACAAGTTTAAAATTAAGGAAAGCATAAAATGATTTCAAATAACCGTCATTGAAGGTCAAGGTCTAATTAATGACGTATTCTTTAAAAAAGGTGAGTCTGCATTAGTACTAGAAAATGGAGGCGAATATTCTTTAGAGGGAGAATTTAAAATGCTTATTTCATGAGTAGAGAGTTAA
- a CDS encoding alpha/beta hydrolase, whose translation MRAKKFKPNFITKIRRVFYALYLSAEKAFRASKKEKKQVEKKFAWLLTTNKVCEKYYKREELKILDLNNLSFIDFNSRDGISLKGVVYEPNKTSNKWVIASHWFAGHKLWSLHHSKVLSEMGYNILAYDFRGHADSKKAETYMGAIEFNDLMGAFDWLKSNKKIDKLILHGTSMGAYVSNFCAIKYYHELIMHNLIAVISDCTYGSVYNLFLHVRNVYLKIIPKRKIKKLIQKNLTKYERLNEDINLTAADIFKLMDESDNDLVPTLFIHSKDDKVTPPADTYELLLKRSKICNQDEHLVFNYAMHTQSLRNHFKKFNYKIIEFISKIENLNEDYSSLIDKWRLLEEEEKDKKSVLLF comes from the coding sequence ATGAGAGCGAAAAAGTTTAAACCAAACTTCATAACAAAAATTCGTAGAGTATTTTATGCACTTTATTTAAGCGCCGAAAAAGCATTTAGAGCATCTAAAAAAGAAAAGAAACAAGTGGAGAAAAAGTTTGCATGGTTGTTAACAACAAACAAAGTATGTGAAAAATATTACAAGAGAGAAGAATTAAAAATACTAGATCTTAATAATTTAAGCTTTATAGACTTCAATTCTCGAGATGGTATTTCTCTTAAAGGTGTTGTTTATGAACCGAATAAGACTTCAAATAAGTGGGTGATTGCATCGCATTGGTTTGCAGGCCACAAACTATGAAGTTTACACCACTCTAAAGTTTTAAGTGAAATGGGATACAATATTTTAGCATATGATTTTAGAGGTCACGCAGACTCAAAAAAAGCAGAAACTTATATGGGCGCTATAGAATTTAATGATTTGATGGGAGCGTTTGATTGGTTAAAATCTAATAAAAAAATTGATAAACTCATACTTCACGGAACAAGTATGGGCGCTTATGTGTCCAATTTTTGTGCAATTAAATATTATCACGAGTTAATTATGCATAATTTAATTGCAGTGATATCAGATTGCACATATGGAAGTGTTTATAATTTATTTTTACATGTAAGAAATGTTTATCTAAAAATAATTCCGAAACGCAAAATTAAAAAACTAATACAGAAAAACCTAACTAAATATGAACGGTTAAATGAGGATATCAACTTAACAGCGGCAGATATTTTTAAATTAATGGATGAGTCAGATAATGATTTAGTGCCAACATTATTTATACATAGTAAAGATGATAAAGTTACACCACCTGCTGATACATATGAGTTGTTGTTAAAAAGAAGTAAAATATGTAACCAAGATGAACATTTAGTATTTAATTATGCTATGCATACCCAAAGTCTTAGAAATCATTTTAAAAAATTTAACTACAAAATAATTGAATTTATATCTAAAATAGAAAACTTGAATGAAGATTACTCATCCCTTATAGACAAGTGGAGATTACTTGAAGAAGAGGAAAAAGACAAAAAGTCAGTCTTGCTTTTTTAA